The DNA sequence CTACGCGGCCGCCCTCTTTCGCGAAGGTGGAGTAGATATCGGCAAGCATGATCAGAAGTCCCAGCCTTCTTCATCAGCCTGGATGGTGGTCTCGGCGGTGGAGGCGAAGGATTCGCCGACCATGCCGGCCGCCAGCGTCGTGCCGTCCGCCGGGTCGATCAGCAGGAAGGACCCGGTGCGGCGCGAGTCGGCGTACGAGTCGAGCGCGAGCGGTTCGGCGGTACGGACGACGACCCGGCCGATGTCGTTGGCCACCAGCTGCCCGGGGTTGGGGTGCTGGGACAGGTCGTCCAGGGTCAGCCGCGAGGGGATCTCCTTGACGATCGCCTTCACCGTGCGCGTGGTGTGCTTGATCAGCACCCGGGCGCCCACGGCGAGGGGCTGGTCCGCCACGTGGCAGACCGTCGCCACGACGTCCTGCGTGGTGGCGGGGGAGTTCGACGACGGCGCGATCAGGTCGCCGCGCGAGATGTCGATGTCGTCCCTCAGACGCAGGGTCACCGACTGCGGGGCCCACGCGATGTCGACGCTCTCACCGAGCGCGTCGATGCCCTCGATGACCGAGGTGCGGCCCGACGGCAGGACGGTGACGGCCTCGCCGACGCGCAGGACGCCGGAGGCGATCTGGCCGGCGTAGCCGCGGTAGTCGGGGTGCTCGGCGGTCTGCGGGCGGATCACGTACTGCACCGGGAAACGCGCCGGGCAGGCGGTGAGGTCGTGGCTGACCGGGACGGTCTCCAGGTGCTCGAGCACCGTGGGGCCGCCGTACCAGTCCATGTTGGCGGAGGGCTCCACCACGTTGTCGCCGGCCAGGGCCGAGATCGGGATCGCGGTGATCTCCGGGACGCCCAGGCCCGTGGCGTACGCCGTGAACTCCTCGGCGATCTTCGCGAAGACGGACTCCTCGTAGCCGACGAGGTCCATCTTGTTGACGGCGAGGACCACGTGCGGGACCCGCAGCAGGGCCGCGACCGCGGCGTGCCGGCGGGTCTGCTCGATCACACCGTTGCGGGCGTCGACCAGCACCACGGCGAGGTCGGCGGTGGAGGCGCCGGTGACCATGTTGCGGGTGTACTGCACGTGCCCGGGGGTGTCGGCCAGGATGAACCGGCGGCGGGCGGTGGCGAAGTAGCGGTAGGCCACGTCGATGGTGATGCCCTGCTCCCGCTCGGCGCGCAGGCCGTCGGTGAGCAGTGCGAGGTCGGGGGTGTCCTGGCCGCGGCTGGCCGAGACCCGCTCCACGGCTTCCAGCTGGTCGGTGAGGACCGACTTGGAGTCGTGCAGCAGGCGGCCGACCAGGGTGGACTTGCCGTCGTCGACGGAGCCCGCGGTCGCGAAGCGCAGCAGCGTGGTCGCCGAGAGATCGGCGAACTGCTCGGTGGTCGAGGTCATGGTTAGAAGTACCCTTCGCGCTTGCGGTCTTCCATCGCGGCCTCGGACAGCTTGTCGTCGGCGCGGGTCGCGCCCCGCTCGGTGAGCCGGGAGGCGGCGATTTCGGTGATCACGGCGTCCAGCGTGGTGGCGTCGGAGTCGACGGCGCCGGTGCAGGACATGTCACCGACGGTGCGGTAGCGGATCAGGCGGGTCTCGGTGGTCTCGCCGTCCTTGGCGCCGCCCCACGCGCCGGCCGTCAGCCACATGCCGCCCCGCTGGAAGACCTCGCGCTCGTGGGCGAAGTAGATCTCCGGCAGTTCGATCTTCTCGCGGGCGATGTACTGCCACACGTCCAGCTCGGTCCAGTTGGACAGGGGGAAGACGCGCACGTGCTCGCCCGGGGCGTGGCGGCCGTTGTAGAGCTGCCACAGCTCGGGGCGCTGGCGGCGCGGGTCCCACTGGGAGAACTCGTCGCGCAGGGAGAAGACGCGCTCCTTGGCGCGGGCCTTCTCCTCGTCGCGGCGGCCGCCGCCGAAGACGGCGTCGAACTTCAGCTGCTGGATCGCCTCGGTCAGCGGGACGGTCTGCAGCGGGTTGCGGACGCCGTCGGGGCGCTCGCGGAGCTTGCCGGCGTCGATGTACTCCTGCACGGAGGCCACGTGCAGGCGCAGGCCGTGCTTGGCGACCGCGCGGTCCCGGTAGTCCAGGACCTCGGGGAAGTTGTGGCCGGTGTCCACGTGGAGCAGGGTGAACGGCACCGGCGCCGGCGCGAACGCCTTCAGCGCCAGGTGCAGCATGACGATCGAGTCCTTGCCGCCGGAGAAGAGGACCACCGGCTTCTCGAACTCGCCCGCCACCTCGCGGAAGATGTGCACGGCCTCCGACTCGAGGGCGTCGAGGTGCGACAGCGCGTAGGGCGCGTCCGTCCCTTCGTGGACGTGTGCGACGGTG is a window from the Streptomyces sp. NBC_01244 genome containing:
- a CDS encoding sulfate adenylyltransferase subunit 1, yielding MTSTTEQFADLSATTLLRFATAGSVDDGKSTLVGRLLHDSKSVLTDQLEAVERVSASRGQDTPDLALLTDGLRAEREQGITIDVAYRYFATARRRFILADTPGHVQYTRNMVTGASTADLAVVLVDARNGVIEQTRRHAAVAALLRVPHVVLAVNKMDLVGYEESVFAKIAEEFTAYATGLGVPEITAIPISALAGDNVVEPSANMDWYGGPTVLEHLETVPVSHDLTACPARFPVQYVIRPQTAEHPDYRGYAGQIASGVLRVGEAVTVLPSGRTSVIEGIDALGESVDIAWAPQSVTLRLRDDIDISRGDLIAPSSNSPATTQDVVATVCHVADQPLAVGARVLIKHTTRTVKAIVKEIPSRLTLDDLSQHPNPGQLVANDIGRVVVRTAEPLALDSYADSRRTGSFLLIDPADGTTLAAGMVGESFASTAETTIQADEEGWDF
- the cysD gene encoding sulfate adenylyltransferase subunit CysD, which produces MTATVAHVHEGTDAPYALSHLDALESEAVHIFREVAGEFEKPVVLFSGGKDSIVMLHLALKAFAPAPVPFTLLHVDTGHNFPEVLDYRDRAVAKHGLRLHVASVQEYIDAGKLRERPDGVRNPLQTVPLTEAIQQLKFDAVFGGGRRDEEKARAKERVFSLRDEFSQWDPRRQRPELWQLYNGRHAPGEHVRVFPLSNWTELDVWQYIAREKIELPEIYFAHEREVFQRGGMWLTAGAWGGAKDGETTETRLIRYRTVGDMSCTGAVDSDATTLDAVITEIAASRLTERGATRADDKLSEAAMEDRKREGYF